A section of the Chryseobacterium ginsenosidimutans genome encodes:
- a CDS encoding peptidoglycan D,D-transpeptidase FtsI family protein, with protein sequence MNTRYLKIFSALAVIALIFVARLSYLQLFTDRYALNAANTSIKIEYVIPQRGVIFDRNGKIMVGNQPAYEISFTQALMKPDFDTVAFCNLMKISKTDLINRINIIKKEKYYSKLTPMTFMKDLSREDIARVQEIIFKYPAFSIVSRPQRQYEVSTSGNLLGYTSEVNEKEIKKDSAYYLPGDFIGKTGIEKAYEKQLRGIKGMKYIQKDIKLRNVGPYKNGSLDKDVITGKDITLTIDYDLQRMAEEMMVNKHGAIVALDPNNGEVLVAATGPDIDPNLFTGPNKSKNLYALSKDTLYENKPTFDRALQAGYPPGSTFKLLTALSAMQMGVMDENTVFPCGGGFNYRGLRIKGHGGADPLIPAIQISSNCYFSYAYLAIVNKYPGNPSKGVDEWKAIMSSFGVGEFLNNDFAVGAKGRIPSGEFYEKRMKSILKASGSKKDYKNWDPLATGAVFNGMGQGDVMVTPLQLANYVGAIANKGWYYTPHIVKAIDGKPNPDKRFKVKHKTLVDPKHFEPVLKGMEAVVLRGTAHSLKSNDFTMLAKTGTAQVPQGKDNSIFVLIAPADKPKIVVVAVMEHAGFGATWAGPASTVIAEKYITGDLKRENLYKKMTGASFMPEYKRQWIADLKRKGLYKDPALDSGKQKRVLDSLNFIKEQKAKLQKQIDIETKKNKTTKPVKE encoded by the coding sequence TTGAACACACGTTATTTAAAAATTTTTTCCGCTCTCGCAGTAATCGCCCTGATTTTCGTGGCGAGGCTTTCTTATTTACAGTTGTTTACAGATCGTTATGCCCTGAATGCAGCGAATACTTCCATTAAAATTGAATATGTTATTCCTCAAAGAGGAGTCATTTTCGACCGGAATGGAAAGATTATGGTTGGAAACCAGCCTGCTTACGAAATCTCGTTTACCCAAGCGTTAATGAAGCCGGATTTTGATACGGTAGCTTTCTGTAATTTAATGAAAATCTCTAAAACAGATTTAATTAATAGGATCAATATTATTAAGAAAGAGAAATATTATTCTAAACTGACTCCGATGACTTTTATGAAGGATCTGAGCAGGGAAGATATTGCAAGGGTTCAGGAGATTATATTTAAATATCCTGCATTCAGCATTGTTTCCAGACCTCAGCGGCAGTATGAAGTTTCTACTTCCGGAAACCTTCTGGGATACACAAGTGAGGTTAATGAAAAAGAAATAAAAAAAGATTCAGCCTATTATTTGCCAGGAGATTTTATCGGTAAAACAGGAATTGAAAAAGCATATGAAAAACAGCTTCGTGGAATAAAAGGCATGAAGTACATTCAAAAAGATATTAAGCTTCGAAATGTCGGACCTTATAAAAACGGATCTCTGGATAAAGATGTTATCACAGGAAAAGATATTACATTAACAATCGATTATGACCTCCAGCGAATGGCTGAAGAAATGATGGTCAATAAACATGGCGCCATTGTGGCTTTAGATCCTAATAACGGAGAGGTTCTGGTTGCAGCAACCGGGCCGGATATCGATCCTAACCTTTTTACAGGTCCCAATAAATCAAAAAACCTATACGCATTATCAAAAGATACACTCTACGAAAATAAACCCACTTTCGACCGTGCTTTACAGGCGGGTTATCCTCCAGGATCAACATTTAAACTGCTTACGGCTCTGTCTGCAATGCAAATGGGCGTGATGGATGAAAATACGGTTTTTCCGTGTGGTGGAGGGTTTAATTACAGAGGATTGAGAATTAAAGGACATGGTGGTGCAGATCCGCTTATTCCTGCGATTCAGATTTCAAGTAACTGTTATTTTTCTTATGCATATTTAGCAATTGTGAATAAATACCCCGGAAATCCTTCAAAAGGTGTAGATGAATGGAAGGCAATTATGAGCAGTTTTGGAGTAGGTGAATTTTTAAATAATGATTTCGCGGTGGGAGCAAAAGGGAGAATTCCTTCCGGAGAATTTTATGAAAAAAGAATGAAATCTATTCTTAAAGCCAGTGGTTCAAAGAAAGATTATAAAAACTGGGATCCTTTGGCGACAGGTGCGGTATTCAACGGAATGGGGCAGGGCGATGTGATGGTTACTCCTCTTCAGTTGGCAAATTATGTAGGGGCAATCGCAAATAAAGGATGGTATTATACTCCACATATCGTGAAAGCTATTGACGGAAAACCAAATCCAGATAAAAGATTTAAAGTAAAACATAAAACTTTAGTCGATCCGAAGCATTTTGAACCGGTATTAAAAGGTATGGAAGCGGTGGTTCTGAGGGGTACAGCTCACAGTCTGAAATCAAATGACTTTACGATGTTGGCAAAAACAGGTACAGCACAGGTTCCACAAGGAAAAGATAATTCAATTTTTGTGTTGATTGCTCCTGCAGATAAACCCAAAATCGTTGTTGTAGCTGTAATGGAACACGCAGGATTCGGAGCAACCTGGGCAGGTCCGGCTTCTACCGTTATCGCTGAAAAATATATTACAGGAGATCTGAAACGTGAAAATCTTTACAAAAAAATGACGGGAGCGAGTTTCATGCCTGAATATAAAAGACAATGGATCGCAGATTTGAAGCGTAAAGGTCTTTACAAAGATCCTGCATTGGATTCTGGAAAACAAAAAAGAGTTCTCGACAGTTTGAATTTCATTAAAGAGCAGAAAGCAAAATTGCAGAAGCAGATAGATATAGAAACTAAAAAAAATAAAACTACTAAACCTGTAAAGGAATGA
- a CDS encoding pentapeptide repeat-containing protein, with amino-acid sequence MKEVYISDQDFENTEFSQSELQKGEYENCTFQNCNFEYFDFSGFNFNDCEFIGCNISMAKLVRTAFNNVIFKECKMFGLQFNECNEFGLSFKFESCSLNNSIFYKTSIKRTSFKNSKLIEVDFADCDISNAIFTGCDLSGAVFENSNLEKADFRNAFNYSINPSLNKLKQAKFSLSEVYGLLRNFNIEIDKNS; translated from the coding sequence ATGAAAGAAGTTTATATTTCGGATCAAGATTTTGAAAACACAGAATTTTCTCAATCCGAATTACAAAAAGGAGAATATGAAAACTGTACATTTCAAAATTGTAATTTTGAATATTTCGATTTTTCAGGTTTTAATTTTAATGATTGCGAATTTATAGGGTGTAATATAAGTATGGCAAAGCTTGTTAGAACAGCCTTTAATAATGTTATTTTTAAAGAATGTAAAATGTTCGGGCTTCAATTTAACGAATGCAATGAATTTGGGCTTTCATTTAAGTTTGAGAGCTGTTCATTAAATAATTCTATCTTTTACAAAACATCAATTAAGAGAACTTCATTTAAAAACTCAAAGTTAATTGAAGTTGATTTCGCAGATTGTGATATATCAAATGCAATATTCACTGGATGTGATTTGTCCGGAGCTGTTTTTGAAAATTCAAACCTTGAAAAAGCAGATTTTAGAAATGCATTCAATTATTCTATTAATCCATCTTTAAACAAGCTTAAACAGGCAAAATTTTCACTTTCTGAAGTCTACGGTCTTCTTCGTAATTTTAATATTGAAATTGATAAAAACAGTTGA
- the rodA gene encoding rod shape-determining protein RodA, with product MKWAEGIDKLGLGLYFLLCIFAIANIYSVDQKLGEKQLIFFCISLFVGLIIFVGRSKFFENMSGIIYIGGVLLLIGLFPFGKEILGQKNWYKFGSFTMQPVEFAKIGTALMLANYVSGPEFNLKNKKSLYTTLAIIGIPAVVVLAIPDVGSMLVFIAFFIALYREGLNGLLFGVGFLFAGVFLISLAIDPIYVAGAIVLIVGGWIAMNYYKMSWNVISISSIVGSVVILCGLAFGSPYILEKLPKHQRERIEVLYKGEKAFRDTSGYNLLYSKTAIGSGGLLGKGYREGSVTQGKFVPEQETDYIFCTVGEEWGFVGSAVLILSYMVFIGRIYYLAEQQKSGFNRVFGYCFASILLMHFTINLGMVMGLFPTVGIPLPFFSYGGSSLLAFSMMTFIFFKLNYSDKNSLV from the coding sequence ATGAAATGGGCAGAAGGAATAGATAAATTAGGTCTCGGACTGTATTTCTTGCTTTGCATTTTCGCAATTGCAAATATTTACAGTGTAGATCAAAAACTGGGAGAAAAACAATTGATTTTCTTCTGTATTTCCTTGTTTGTCGGACTTATTATTTTTGTGGGAAGAAGTAAATTCTTCGAAAATATGTCGGGAATCATTTACATTGGCGGTGTATTGCTTCTCATCGGTCTTTTTCCTTTTGGTAAAGAAATTCTAGGACAGAAAAACTGGTACAAATTCGGAAGTTTCACCATGCAGCCGGTAGAATTTGCCAAGATTGGAACCGCCTTAATGCTTGCTAATTATGTTTCAGGGCCTGAATTTAATTTAAAAAATAAAAAATCACTTTACACAACATTAGCTATTATAGGAATTCCTGCGGTGGTGGTTTTAGCGATTCCCGATGTGGGGTCTATGTTGGTTTTTATTGCTTTTTTTATCGCATTATATCGTGAAGGTTTAAATGGACTATTATTTGGAGTTGGATTTCTCTTTGCTGGCGTTTTCCTGATTTCCTTAGCAATAGATCCTATTTATGTTGCTGGTGCAATTGTATTGATTGTCGGTGGCTGGATCGCAATGAATTACTATAAAATGTCCTGGAATGTTATTTCTATTTCTAGTATTGTTGGCTCTGTTGTCATTTTATGCGGGCTGGCTTTCGGTTCCCCTTATATTTTAGAAAAGCTTCCAAAACACCAGAGAGAAAGAATTGAGGTTCTTTATAAGGGCGAAAAAGCATTTCGTGATACTTCAGGTTACAACTTATTATATTCTAAAACGGCGATCGGTTCGGGTGGGCTTTTGGGGAAAGGATATCGTGAAGGTTCAGTTACTCAGGGAAAATTCGTTCCCGAACAGGAGACTGACTATATTTTTTGTACAGTAGGTGAAGAATGGGGATTTGTAGGAAGTGCTGTTCTGATTCTTTCTTACATGGTTTTCATCGGAAGGATCTATTATCTTGCAGAACAGCAGAAATCCGGTTTTAATCGCGTCTTTGGTTACTGTTTTGCCTCAATCCTTTTAATGCACTTTACAATCAATTTAGGCATGGTTATGGGGCTTTTCCCGACTGTAGGTATTCCGCTGCCATTCTTTAGTTACGGTGGGAGTTCGCTGCTTGCCTTTTCTATGATGACTTTTATTTTCTTTAAATTGAATTATTCTGATAAAAACAGCCTGGTTTAA
- a CDS encoding C40 family peptidase: MKKRVLFYLVALVSTVSLQSCVTNYVVSKPATYAKEYKTDAKLASIETNKMEQDKQKLINSFLAEKAATLVNAKNTIKNSDIAKSIRHNKTIDGILTEAQTYLGTPYRYGGMTRNGIDCSAFVLSVFGAAAGLNLPRVAASQSQEGEKIEKENLQKGDLIFFSHGKRISHVGIVESVTEDGEVKFIHAATSKGVMISSLNDSYWGPKYRFGKRIINENGEAYNNLATTTPASNGTSF; this comes from the coding sequence ATGAAGAAAAGAGTTTTGTTTTATTTAGTTGCCTTAGTTTCTACTGTATCGTTACAATCGTGTGTTACTAATTACGTAGTTTCAAAACCAGCAACTTATGCTAAAGAATACAAAACAGATGCCAAACTAGCTTCCATTGAGACAAACAAAATGGAGCAGGATAAGCAGAAATTAATCAACTCATTTCTTGCTGAAAAGGCAGCTACTTTAGTAAATGCAAAAAATACAATCAAAAATTCTGACATTGCAAAGTCAATCAGACACAATAAAACGATCGACGGTATCTTAACTGAAGCTCAAACCTACCTTGGAACTCCTTACAGATATGGAGGAATGACAAGAAATGGTATTGACTGTTCAGCATTTGTTCTTTCAGTTTTCGGTGCTGCTGCAGGTCTTAACTTACCAAGAGTAGCAGCTTCTCAGTCTCAGGAAGGAGAAAAAATAGAAAAAGAAAATCTTCAGAAAGGAGATTTGATATTCTTCTCTCACGGTAAAAGAATTTCACATGTTGGTATTGTAGAGAGTGTAACTGAAGATGGTGAAGTAAAATTCATCCATGCAGCTACATCAAAAGGAGTAATGATTTCTTCGCTGAATGATTCTTATTGGGGACCTAAATACAGATTCGGGAAAAGAATTATCAACGAAAACGGAGAGGCTTACAACAATCTTGCAACTACAACTCCAGCATCAAACGGAACAAGTTTTTAA
- a CDS encoding glutamine synthetase III family protein gives MSTLRFKALETLPFKDFRRDNSVEVPVKLSELFCQNVFSEETMREYLTKDAFQSILDAMKKGTKIQRHIADQVAVAMKDWAMSKGVTHYTHWFQPLTGSTAEKHDSFFTPIEGGRAIERFSGNLLIQQEPDASSFPNGGIRNTFEARGYTAWDPTSPAFIMGTTLCIPSIFISYTGETLDYKAPLLRALNAVDEAATNVMQYFDKNVTKVTPTLGWEQEYFLVDSALYQSRPDLVLTGKTLLGHSPAKGQQLDDHYFGSIPTRVMNFMKELEIECMKLGIPVTTRHNEVAPNQFELAPMFEEVNVAVDHNSLLMDVMARIAHRHHFHILFHEKPFAGVNGSGKHNNWSLATDTGENLLSPGKNPKKNLQFLTFFVNTIKAVHEYADLLRASIASASNDHRLGANEAPPAIISVFIGSQLFRVLEELEKVTEGKLSPDEKTDLKLNVVGKIPEILLDNTDRNRTSPFAFTGNKFEIRAVGSSANCAESMTVMNTIAAKQLGDFKKEVDALIETGLKKDEAIFNVLREYIKQCKNIMFEGDGYSDDWALEAEKRGLNNLKTTPEALKQEMDEKFLALYEEMGIFTHREVEARNEIKLEKYSTVIDIEARVLSDIARNHIIPSALNYQNRLIENVRGLKEIFEDKEFKKLAKEQMSLIANISENISTIKLGVEDLMKAREAAKAVSESQKQAEDYCNKVIPLFEAIRDASDDLEMMVDDELWPLTKYREMLFTK, from the coding sequence ATGTCAACTTTAAGATTCAAAGCGTTAGAAACTTTACCATTCAAGGACTTTAGAAGAGATAACTCGGTTGAAGTTCCTGTAAAATTGTCAGAATTATTCTGCCAGAATGTTTTCTCAGAAGAAACGATGAGAGAATATTTAACGAAAGACGCATTCCAATCTATTTTGGATGCAATGAAAAAAGGAACTAAAATCCAGAGACACATTGCAGATCAGGTAGCTGTAGCAATGAAAGACTGGGCAATGAGCAAAGGAGTGACTCACTACACTCACTGGTTTCAGCCTTTGACAGGAAGCACTGCAGAAAAGCACGATTCTTTTTTCACTCCAATTGAAGGTGGCAGAGCGATCGAAAGATTCAGCGGAAACTTATTGATTCAGCAGGAACCGGATGCATCTTCTTTCCCGAACGGTGGTATCAGAAACACTTTCGAAGCCAGAGGTTATACTGCTTGGGATCCTACTTCTCCGGCATTCATTATGGGAACTACATTATGTATTCCTTCTATTTTCATCTCTTATACTGGGGAGACTTTAGATTACAAAGCACCTCTTTTAAGAGCATTGAACGCCGTAGACGAAGCTGCAACAAACGTAATGCAGTATTTTGACAAAAACGTAACAAAAGTAACTCCTACTTTAGGTTGGGAGCAAGAATATTTCCTGGTTGATTCAGCATTGTATCAATCTCGTCCGGATTTAGTGTTAACAGGTAAAACTTTATTAGGACACTCTCCTGCAAAAGGACAGCAATTGGACGACCATTATTTCGGTTCAATCCCAACAAGAGTAATGAATTTCATGAAAGAGTTGGAAATTGAATGTATGAAATTGGGAATTCCTGTAACAACAAGACACAACGAGGTGGCTCCAAACCAATTTGAGCTTGCTCCCATGTTTGAAGAAGTAAACGTTGCCGTAGACCACAACTCTTTGTTGATGGACGTTATGGCAAGAATTGCTCACAGACACCATTTCCATATTTTATTTCACGAAAAACCATTCGCAGGAGTAAACGGAAGCGGAAAGCACAACAATTGGTCTTTAGCAACTGATACAGGTGAAAACTTATTAAGCCCTGGAAAAAATCCTAAGAAAAATTTACAGTTCTTAACGTTCTTCGTTAATACCATTAAAGCTGTTCACGAATATGCTGACCTTTTAAGAGCAAGCATCGCTTCTGCAAGCAATGACCACAGATTGGGCGCAAACGAAGCTCCACCTGCAATTATTTCTGTATTTATCGGAAGTCAGTTGTTCAGAGTATTGGAAGAATTAGAAAAAGTAACGGAAGGAAAACTTTCACCAGACGAAAAAACAGACTTAAAACTAAATGTAGTTGGAAAAATCCCTGAAATTTTGTTGGATAACACCGACAGAAACAGAACTTCTCCATTCGCATTTACAGGAAATAAATTTGAGATCAGAGCAGTTGGATCTTCTGCAAACTGTGCAGAATCTATGACGGTAATGAACACCATTGCGGCAAAACAGTTAGGTGATTTCAAAAAAGAAGTTGATGCTTTAATTGAAACAGGTCTTAAAAAAGACGAAGCTATCTTTAATGTATTAAGAGAATACATCAAACAATGTAAAAACATCATGTTTGAAGGAGACGGATATTCTGATGACTGGGCTCTGGAAGCTGAAAAAAGAGGGTTGAACAACCTAAAAACAACCCCTGAAGCTCTTAAACAGGAAATGGATGAGAAATTCTTAGCTCTTTATGAAGAAATGGGAATTTTCACGCACAGAGAGGTTGAGGCAAGAAACGAAATCAAATTAGAAAAATATTCTACCGTTATTGATATTGAAGCAAGAGTATTAAGTGATATCGCAAGAAACCACATTATTCCTTCCGCTTTAAATTATCAAAACAGATTAATTGAAAATGTAAGAGGTCTTAAAGAAATTTTTGAAGATAAAGAATTCAAAAAATTGGCAAAAGAGCAAATGAGCCTGATCGCTAACATTTCTGAAAACATTTCTACAATTAAATTAGGTGTTGAAGATCTTATGAAGGCAAGAGAAGCTGCAAAAGCCGTATCAGAAAGTCAAAAGCAAGCAGAAGATTACTGCAACAAAGTAATCCCATTATTTGAAGCTATAAGAGATGCTTCTGATGATTTGGAAATGATGGTTGATGACGAACTTTGGCCACTGACGAAATACAGAGAAATGTTATTTACGAAGTAA